The following are encoded together in the Alteromonas gilva genome:
- a CDS encoding glycerophosphodiester phosphodiesterase, whose translation MWILGHRGASAAAPENTLAAFSLAMSQLATGVELDTYQVENNNVVIHDRWLNRTTNGKGMVTSHSLSQLRKLDAGHGEVIPLLGEVFTLMPPHAIINVEIKHLTDISLWLSAIHNDLSSSGFPTENVIVSSFNHRWLRHIKGAWPEVKIGALTATYPENGLGFANDLDAYSLHMALDVVDEYYVREARQAGLKVLVYTVDYPDDMLMLQAWGVDGIFTNVPDLARRTLLCDE comes from the coding sequence ATGTGGATCCTTGGTCATCGCGGCGCCAGTGCCGCGGCTCCCGAAAATACGCTGGCCGCATTTTCGCTGGCGATGTCTCAGCTCGCTACCGGCGTAGAACTTGACACTTATCAGGTTGAGAACAATAACGTGGTTATCCACGATCGCTGGCTTAATCGCACGACCAACGGCAAAGGCATGGTCACCAGTCACTCTCTGTCTCAGTTACGCAAACTTGATGCAGGGCATGGCGAAGTAATACCGCTGCTGGGCGAAGTTTTTACATTGATGCCGCCCCACGCCATCATTAACGTTGAGATTAAGCATCTCACTGACATCTCGCTATGGCTGAGTGCCATTCACAACGACCTGAGCAGCAGCGGGTTTCCAACTGAAAATGTCATTGTATCGTCATTCAATCACCGCTGGCTGAGGCATATCAAAGGGGCCTGGCCAGAGGTAAAAATTGGTGCGCTTACCGCAACGTATCCTGAAAACGGCCTTGGCTTTGCTAACGATCTTGATGCCTACTCATTGCATATGGCACTGGATGTGGTGGATGAATACTACGTCAGAGAGGCGCGCCAGGCTGGCCTCAAGGTGTTGGTATATACCGTTGATTATCCTGATGATATGTTAATGCTGCAGGCTTGGGGAGTCGATGGGATTTTTACTAACGTACCGGATCTGGCGCGGCGCACATTGCTCTGCGATGAGTAA
- a CDS encoding DMT family transporter, which yields MDPVKKSLVSLHFAVVLLGGTGLFSKIIPLSATDITLGRSLFACLALGLFVKLGKESLQLNNGKDYLIALGLGGLMAAHWVTYFASMQYAGVSVGMIAMFTFPVITVLLEPFFEKTRLAWQDLLSALVVIIGIVLIVPEVSWQNDITLGVGVGVISAVLYALRNLSLRKYFSHYGGAQSMAWQTLVIVLCLLPFSDLPVAPAPLSVWLLLLALGTLFTALPHALVANSLAHLRAKTFSLIACMQPFYGVIFAIILLNESPNWQTLLGGILVTSASIYETVTTHKTASATNE from the coding sequence ATGGATCCGGTTAAAAAGAGTTTGGTATCGCTGCACTTCGCAGTGGTGTTGCTAGGCGGTACCGGACTCTTTTCAAAAATAATCCCACTCAGCGCTACCGATATAACCCTGGGCCGCAGCCTGTTTGCGTGCCTGGCATTGGGCCTGTTTGTTAAGCTGGGGAAAGAATCACTCCAGCTGAATAACGGCAAGGATTACCTGATTGCGCTGGGCTTAGGCGGTTTGATGGCGGCCCACTGGGTGACTTATTTTGCCTCCATGCAATATGCTGGTGTGTCGGTAGGTATGATTGCGATGTTTACGTTTCCGGTCATTACCGTCTTACTGGAACCCTTTTTTGAGAAAACCCGCCTCGCGTGGCAGGATTTGCTCAGCGCCCTGGTTGTGATCATTGGTATTGTGCTAATCGTGCCCGAAGTGTCCTGGCAAAACGACATTACCCTTGGTGTGGGCGTCGGCGTTATCTCTGCTGTACTCTACGCACTGCGTAATTTGTCGTTGCGTAAGTACTTTTCCCATTATGGCGGGGCGCAATCAATGGCCTGGCAAACACTGGTGATCGTGCTGTGTTTACTGCCTTTCAGTGACTTACCGGTAGCCCCTGCCCCGCTTAGCGTGTGGCTGCTATTGCTGGCACTGGGCACACTGTTTACGGCCCTCCCCCATGCGTTAGTCGCTAACAGCCTGGCCCATTTACGCGCCAAAACCTTTTCGTTAATTGCCTGTATGCAACCTTTTTACGGGGTTATTTTTGCCATTATTCTGCTTAACGAATCGCCGAACTGGCAAACCCTGCTGGGCGGAATTTTAGTGACCTCAGCATCAATATATGAAACAGTAACTACCCATAAAACTGCATCAGCCACCAATGAGTAA